Sequence from the [Clostridium] scindens genome:
GATCCAGCGTTACAAAGGTCTTGGAGAGATGGATGCGGAACAGCTGTGGGATACCACGATGGATCCGGAACATAGAGTGCTGCTTCGGGTTACAATGGATGAAGAATCCACCTCAGAACTGGATCTTACATTTACGACGCTTATGGGAGATAAAGTAGAGCCAAGAAGAGAGTTTATTGAGGAAAATGCAAAATACGTTAAGAACTTGGATGTGTAGGAGGATAGAGAATGGAAGATAATATATTTGACAAAGTCCATGAAGTGGACCTGAAAAAAACGATGGAAACCTCCTATATCGACTATGCGATGAGCGTAATTGCTTCCCGTGCATTGCCGGATGTAAGAGACGGCCTTAAGCCGGTCCAGAGAAGAATCCTGTATTCTATGATCGAGCTGAATAACGGGCCGGATAAGCCGCACAGAAAATGTGCCCGTATCGTCGGAGATACCATGGGTAAATATCATCCGCATGGAGATAGTTCTATCTATGGAGCACTGGTAAATATGGCTCAGGAATGGTCTACCAGATATCCGCTTGTAGACGGACATGGAAACTTTGGCTCCGTAGATGGAGACGGCGCGGCAGCGATGCGTTATACAGAAGCAAGATTAAGCAAGATTTCCATGGAACTGACTGCTGATATCAACAAAGATACGGTTGATTTTGCTCCTAACTTTGATGAGACGGAAAAAGAGCCGGTCGTATTGCCGGCCAGATTTCCGAATCTGCTGGTTAACGGAACATCAGGAATCGCTGTGGGAATGGCGACTAATATACCGCCCCATAATCTGAATGAAATCATTAATGCAGTGGTGAAAATCATTGATGATCAGATTGAGGATAAAGAAGAGACTACCATTGAGGAAATTCTTAAGATCGTTAAAGGGCCTGATTTTCCTACAGGAGGAATGATCCTTGGTACCAGAGGGATCGAAGAGGCATATAGGACAGGACGTGGAAAAATCCGCGTGCGCGCGGTCACCGATATAGAGACGATGCCCAATGGAAAAAGCCGGATTATCGTTACTGAACTACCATACATGGTAAATAAGGCAAGGCTGATCGAAAAGATTGCTGAGATGGTAAGAGATAAGAAGATCGATGGAATTACGGATTTAAGCGACCAGTCGAACCGAGAGGGAATGCGTGTAGTAATTGAACTGAGAAAGGATGTTAATGCTAACGTACTTCTAAATCAGCTCTATAAGCATACCCAGCTTCAGGATACGTTTGGAGTGATCATGCTTGCGCTTGTGAATAATGAGCCAAGAGTAATGAACATTCTGGATATGCTCAACTATTATCTTGAACATCAGGAAGAAGTAGTAACACGCAGGACAAAGTATGAATTAAATAAAGCGGAAGAAAGAGCCCATATTTTACAGGGATTGCTGATCGCTCTGGATAATATTGACGAGGTAATCAAAATTATCAGAGGATCCCAGACGGTTCAGATCGCAAAGGCCGAATTGATGGAGAGATTTGGACTCTCAGAAGTTCAGTCACAGGCAATCGTGGATATGCGTCTGCGCGCGCTGACCGGATTGGAAAGAGAAAAACTAGAAAGCGAATATCAGGAATTGATGAAGCAGATCAGCGAGTTAAAGGCTATCCTGGCTGATCGGAAACTGCTTCTTGGAGTCATCAAGGAAGAGATACTGATCATTCGGGATAAATATGGAGATGAGAGAAGGACCTCTATAGGATTTGATGAATTCGATATCTCCATGGAAGATCTGATTCCAAAGGAAGATGTTGTTATTACTATGACTAAGCTTGGATATATTAAGCGTATGTCGCACGACACATTTAAATCGCAGAACCGCGGCGGAAAAGGTATTAAGGGAATGCAGACTCTGAAGGAAGATTATGTGGAAGAGTTATTCATGACGCATACCCATCACTATATCATGTTCTTTACCAATACAGGAAGGGTGTACCGTCTGAAGGGATATGAGATACCTGAAGCAAGCCGGACTTCAAGAGGAACGGCAATCGTCAATCTTCTGCAGCTGATGCCTGGAGAAAAGATAAGCGCCGTTATTCCGATAGAGGAATATAAGGATGGAGAGTATCTGTTCATGGCTACCAAGAAGGGGCTGGTTAAGAAGACGCCTATCACAGAGTACGCAC
This genomic interval carries:
- the gyrA gene encoding DNA gyrase subunit A, yielding MEDNIFDKVHEVDLKKTMETSYIDYAMSVIASRALPDVRDGLKPVQRRILYSMIELNNGPDKPHRKCARIVGDTMGKYHPHGDSSIYGALVNMAQEWSTRYPLVDGHGNFGSVDGDGAAAMRYTEARLSKISMELTADINKDTVDFAPNFDETEKEPVVLPARFPNLLVNGTSGIAVGMATNIPPHNLNEIINAVVKIIDDQIEDKEETTIEEILKIVKGPDFPTGGMILGTRGIEEAYRTGRGKIRVRAVTDIETMPNGKSRIIVTELPYMVNKARLIEKIAEMVRDKKIDGITDLSDQSNREGMRVVIELRKDVNANVLLNQLYKHTQLQDTFGVIMLALVNNEPRVMNILDMLNYYLEHQEEVVTRRTKYELNKAEERAHILQGLLIALDNIDEVIKIIRGSQTVQIAKAELMERFGLSEVQSQAIVDMRLRALTGLEREKLESEYQELMKQISELKAILADRKLLLGVIKEEILIIRDKYGDERRTSIGFDEFDISMEDLIPKEDVVITMTKLGYIKRMSHDTFKSQNRGGKGIKGMQTLKEDYVEELFMTHTHHYIMFFTNTGRVYRLKGYEIPEASRTSRGTAIVNLLQLMPGEKISAVIPIEEYKDGEYLFMATKKGLVKKTPITEYAHVRKTGLAAITLREEDELIEVKYTDNDRDVLLVTKYGQCIRFDEKDVRPTGRTSMGVRGMNLADRDEVIGMQLDSQGCDLLIVSEKGMGKRTSIEEFTCQNRGGKGVKCYKITEKTGNVVGVKAVNHDDEVMIINTEGIIIRMKCEGISVLGRVTSGVKLINLQEGDIVASIAKVRKGDEEDDEENDEFEEDSVDITEDTDEE